Below is a genomic region from Oculatellaceae cyanobacterium.
ACTACCTGAGAACTGCCCAATCTTGGCAAGCACATTAGCTGAATTGGAGATCCAAACGATCCGAACAAATCGCCTTACTCACCACCTACTTACTACTAACCTTCTTAAAGGCTGTTTAACTTACTTGGGCTTTTCGTAACATAATTAGCAACTACACCTAGAGTTTGTAAGCCAAAAGTGTTTAATTGATTTATAACTTGCTTTAGTGTAGACTGCTTAGTCTTGTTTATTCCTGCAACCATCAATATACCATCTGTATGAGTAGCTATAAAATTTGCATCCATAGCAGCAGAAAGATGTGGTGTGTCATAAACAACCAAATCAAACGTTGCCTGAAAGTTTTCCATTAGATACTGCATTTGAGCAGACCCTAGTATTTTGCTAGAGTTCGGCAGGGCTTGACCAGAAGTTAACACAAAAAGATTATCTACTTGAGGCGATCGCATAATCGCTTCATTAGGAGCCATTTTCTTAGAAAGCAGGTCGCTTAAGCCTTTATAATTCGTTATGCCCAACATATTGTGGATCTCAGGTTCATGAAAATTAGCGTCTACCAATAAAACGCGCTGACCTATAGATGCTGCAGTTTCGGCTATGTGTAGAGCGATCGTGGACTTGCCATCTCCATCACAAGCTGAACAAATTGTCAAGGAGCGAACTGGTTGATCGGAGAAGAGAAAACGGATGTTGGCGTAGAGTGAATCGAATGCTTTTAAGAAATAATTATTACCACTAACTTCCTCATTTCCTGCAAGATCCCCCTCTAAGGCGGTTGCATCCGGTGACTCTTGAATACTTTTATCGAGGGGAATTTCTCCTAAAACAGGCAATTTAACCGCATCTTTCAGGTCTTCGGATGTGTAGAAAATATCATAGTACTTTTCTAAAAGTACAGCAGCTACTATACTCAAAGCCAAGCCTAACATCACTACCATCATCAGCTTCTTGCTAGAATCACCCTTTTCGGATATGGGAAGACCAACCGCATTTATAGCTATCTGAGGCGGAGAAACCAATTCCCAAGGCACTTGATTTTGAGCGGACTCAACTCGCAGTGTTTCTCGCTGACTCAAAAGTTGGTTAAGCGTCTGGGTAGTAAGCTCTAACTGTTGCTGTATCGCTGTATACTGCCGTGCCACATCGGGAAATTGCCGCGCTGCTTGCTCAAAAGCATCTTTACTCTGTGCCAGCGCCTGATTGCGAACCTGTAGGGTTTGTATTTGGTTACGTGTATCTACCAGTTGCTTAATAAGTTCTAAACGAACCGTACTTTGTGATCCCAGCCCTTGGAAGTTCTTCGATGTATTTAGTCCTTGTTGCCCTACAATTCTTTGTGATTCCTGATTCAGTAAAGCTATTAAACTTTGCCGTTTGGCATCTAGGGCTTGCATAGGTGGACTCTCTGCCGTAAATCGGGTGGATTCTACGGCAATCTGACCTTCTACTTCCCTGAGTTTGCCAACTGCCTCTTGATATATAGGATCTTCACTCAAAGCCGATGCTGCAATTGCTTCATCGGGGGTTAAGTTTAATTGTTTATTTAAGTTCGTGTAGAGACTACTTAACTCTTGTAGCTGCCTTTGGACTGCTGATTTTTCTCCTGCGATTTGACGAGTTTGGGCAAATAATTCTTCTCCATTTTGTTTAGGATCGGTCAGCTTGTACTGTCTTTGCAGTATCTGTAGTTGCGATTGCAGGTTATCTACTCGTTTTTGCAACGCGGGGGTTTGGCTGTCAATAAACTTCACTCCCTCGCCAATGCGACTTCTGCGTTCATCAAGACTGTATTTTAAATATTTTTCAGCAATTTTTTCGAGAACAAATTGAGCTATTTTGGGATTTTGGTTTTGATAAATAACTTGAATAATCTTTGTATTATCAGATGGAGTTTTTCCTACTCGTCCAACCATTAATCCCTGTCTTAATTCCCCATAGTTAAAACTGGGATACTGTGTTTGAACTTGCTGAACAATTTCAGACAGCATCTTCTGACTCTGTAAAATCGCCACCTGAGTTGGATAGTCCACACTAAAGTTAGGCGCTTGTTTCTCTGAGCGAGTAATGGCACTGGGATCGTTACTTTTTGCCTCATTTGTTATAGGCTCGACTAAAAGCTGAAAGTCACCTTGATATAAAGGCGGTTCCTTCCCCAACAAAAGCACGGCTGCAACAGTTGCTAAACTTGTAACCCCAGCTATCAGAACAGCTTTCCGCCGAATAGTCCTCCACAGGGGAAGCAGATTTACTGTTTTTTGCGACGGAGAAATGTACTCATCTTTGTCTATTGATGGCAATTCCTGTAATTGTCTGACTGGCTTGATATTCGGTAAAACTTTAATCTTAGAGGTTTGTTCGGTTTCCATTTTTTTTTCTGGCTTAGATGAATCTTTTACGAAAAACCTACGAGTGATTATCAAAATTTACATAGTAGTTGGCAGAATTACCCTGAAAGTGTTATTTATTTATTTTGGCTTATTGTAGCTAAAACGCTAAGAGTTAAATATCTATCTTAGCTAAAAAATCGTTGCTGAGGAGTGTCCACTGAGACAAATAATATTAATATATACAGCTTGCTAGGCTCTTTTCAGGAAATAATTAGGACGCATTTGGTATCAGATATACTGGCATAGATGCGCTCTACTCTAATTAGTTGGTAGATAACGTCTACTAAAAAATTAAACAACGATTTGTTAAGGGTGAGGATAAAAAATTATCCATTAAATAGCAAGAGACACATAAGTAAATCTACGAGTATTAACTGCACTTCTTCTACCATCTTCTCCCTTCTACGCGAGCAGCGCAATGTGGATATTACGGAGATACCCATTTAGTAGCTTTTTTATTCAAAATATTTGTATAAAAATCAGTATTTTTCCCTATAACCCTAACCCTTGCCACCAGAATTGATAGAAGTTGTAAGCTAACGCGCATTGAAATTGTACATTTTTAATTGAGAAAAAAGTTATCAAATTCTCTTCCGCTCTCTCCTCTCTCCTCCCTTTATCTCCCTAAAACATACAATGCGCGAAACACAACAGCTTAATACGGGGATGCTCAATTTCATTTGCGTGTTTTCACCCACATTGTGATCAATACAAAGCCAGAAATTAATGCTGCCACGATCCATTTAAGAGATTTTTTCAGCAGAACGTTGCGCGACCTTCTTTGCTCTGCTTGAGTTTGCACAGTTAAGGCATTTTCAGCTTCGGCAACTTTTGCAAGTAGTTGCTTTTTTAATTGCTCAGGGTTATTACTGTTGAGATTGCTAGCTGGGAGTTTAAGCAGGTTTTGCAGATTTTCCAATTCTGGCGCGGTTGTCGCGTTGGTGATTTGGCTTTTTACCTGTTGGATTTGAGTCTGCTGTTGGCTGAATAGCCCAGCAGCTTGTTGCTCGTTTTGAGCGTTTAGTCGCAAAGTGTCACTGATAAATAAAGGCACCATTAAGAAAAATAGCAGTCCCAATACCAGGGAAAGCTTGGATATAAAATTTCTCCGCAAAGGTTTTGTTTCTGAATATAAAATTAGACCTAGCGCCAACAAAGGTAAAGGAACACGCTCTATCACATTTCCTAGCGCCTCAAATTCCCAGGCAGGGTCGAGAAACTTCGGTGGTATAAAAATATCAAGAATATCAAATAATGTTAAACCTAATAGGCTGTAGCCGACTAGGGCAAGCAGAGAACTCGAATCCCATTGAGTTTTTTTTGATGCAGTCACAGGGGGAACCTTAATTTTACATGAGTACTATGGGCGGAAATTTACCTATTTAGGAAAGCGGGGACTCCACCACTTATACCAGGAAAACCAAGCGGTTTCTAAGTTGTGGTACGCTGTCTCTGTTGAGGAATCATTTAAGGGTATAGACAAATGACTCCAAAGGCAACGCCGCTCCCGCAAGGATTGGTCAGCGATTAAATAAGCCAGCAGGCGATTGAACTGCAACTCATAACGCTTCCTATTGTCGATAAATTGTTCAGAAGTAAAGGTACTGCTTCCCCGTGCATTGATACAGGCATCTAGGTACGCTCTTTCCTGGTCAACATAGACACCGTAAAAACCTACCCCTGGTTGCTGACGTATCCTCAGCGTAGGTTCAGCAGTGGAAAAATTGATAGAAGTATGCTTACCTATAAGCTGCTTAATATTTCCATCAGTTTCAATGACGTAGCGAATATCTATATCTAGTGGTAGTTGATTCTGAATATAGCGATACTGCTTTCCAGGCATACGCAAATTGCGTCCTGGTAGAGCCTTGCTCTCTATTAGCTGCCATTGTGGTAGTGGCACCACAGAGGGAAACTCAAAAGTAGTTGAGGTATCCTTGACAATAGATGGATCTAAGATGACCTTGCCCAGAACCAAGATAGCAAAGGCATTGGTGATGACTAGCAACGGCATTCGCCACTGTTTCAGGAAGCTCATTTATCAAGGTCTTTATATCGGTTCGGGATTAGCAGGTTCATTTTCAACTAAAAAATAGCAAAACACCCCGAATACTACTACCGACATCAGCACAAATAGCTGGGCACCATTGCCATCATGCCAGTAGTGAAATGCTTCTTCTTGTGAGTTAGTGATTAAAACAGTTAGTATAGCAACTCGCACTGCATTGATTATAAATCCCACAACGACACCTACAACAGGCACAAAAATCTTTTTTGCTAAGTCAGTCGGGAAGATTACTATAAAAAACATTGCTAACTGCCATAATAAAAGCATATTAACTAAGCCAGAACACTGTTGTAAAACTTCTACGCTTCCGGTGTTCAGGACAATATTAATTCCTTGGAAATAAGCTTTAAACCCAAAGTGAGACAGTATATATGTGGCAAAGTTAGCTGTCAGGTTAGATGGGTCAAATAACTGTGAAACTAAACTCTCAGGTATGCTTAAAACTACTATAAGTAGTAGTTCTTGCCCATATTGCTTAAATCCTCTAAATCCAGAAGCAAGCCACATCAAACCTAGTGCTGAAAGCACAGGCGAAAAGGCAAACAGCAGCGACACCCTAGCGGTAAATAGACTCCTGAGAAGTATAAAAGCAATGAGTCCTAATCCCATCGAAGTAGAGAAAACGCCACTACTTAAGTTTAATGTGTGACGTTTTTTCCATAACTGAGATAAGACAACACCCCATAAAAGTAGACTAAAACTTAGATAGATAAAGTCTCCAGTAAGCTTCATCTGCAAGCTGAGGTTGATAGCTATTAAGCCTCCCGCTAAAGTTAACAACCAGAATTGGTAGGTGTTTAGAGACTTAATTAAGCTATGGTTAATTGTCCTCATAGTTAAACTAAACTACGTTCTTGATCCTGAGTTGCAACAACTTGAAGATTTTTCCGCTTTTTGCTTCTATACAAATAACCAAATCCTAAAACAAGTACAGGTACTAAAGCTGATTCAGCTTCTGGAACTGAGGCTAACGCCGAGCCGCCTGGCTTAAAACCACCTGGGTCTTTATAGCAGGTTGAGCCAATACACGCTGACGTTACTGGTGTATTAGGTGACTGTAAAAATACAGTGAAAAGGTATTTGTTATTAGGAACAGCAGCATTGCCATAAGAAGCGGATCTGACTGCTTGAAATATCTGTGTTATTGTTTGACGTCCATATTCATCAAGCACCAGACCATCTTCTTCCTCTACTGTAGGATCTACATCATTAAAATATCTTTGGTTAGCAGAGTTTGTAGTGGGAGCATTGGTGCCTGTAATGGTTGGCACTGTTGGATTTGCAAAAGTGAAACTTACTTTCGTACGGTTTGTTGAACTGGTTGAGGTACTATCGCCTGGTTCTAATAAAAGAGAAAAGTTAAAGGCATATGCAATATTACTATTAATTGTTGTTTGGGATTTACTGTCAAAAAATAGCTTGAACGCCTGTGCAGGGCTGCTAAACATAGCTAAACTTGAGCCAGCCAATCCTAAAATTACAGCCAATTTCATCAGTTTCATCTCAATTTCTCCAAATTAATAAAAATACAATGGATAACTTGTGTGTCTGGGACTAAATTGCCTAATTTACTGCGTCAACTGAATTCATTTAATAGGATGTCATCCCCACAAAAATTTGTTTAAACGCCTGTAAAAACCCTGTTCGGCAATTTTTTACAATCTCATACACCTTGCCCAGTTTCATAAAAAATATTCAAAACAAGGTATAAATATCCGAATGCTTACTGAGTATGGCAAGGAGCAGTAATTTGCTGTTGCTGTGAATAACCCAGTTGTAGATGCTATTTCCCTAATTATACCTATGTAGAGATACCTGTCAAGTTGTAAATCATACTTTCGATAGATGTATGCTAGAATACATTTTCCAAAAACATCAGTGATTTTACGGGTATGTTTAAGAAAAAGTCCGTATATACAGCAAAAACTAGCCCATTTCAAGCAGGGAATATTTCCGCACGGACGTTTTTGGTAAAAATTTAGTTTGTCCCAAAGGTTTGCAGCAAAAGCTAAGGCGCATTTCATTTGTAGGTTTTTAACTCTTGAGAAAAGTGATCAAACCCTCTTGTCCTCTCTCCCTAAAACATAAAATGCGCGAAACACAACAGCTGATTAAGTTTGCCTTGCTGATTAAGTACAGGCATGGCTTTAGGTTGGTCGGTAATTCGCCCAACTTCTTTAGCTACAGCGGTTCCTGCTGTTATGAGGCACAGTAACAGCAATGAGCAAACCAGTTTTCTAGATATTGAGGTCACTTAGTGTACTTCAATACAGCAGGAACCGCTGTAAGTAGTTCCATTTAGTTAAACCTAAAACCCCACCCCCCAGCCCTTCTCTATCCACAGGCAGGGGGAGATTTTTGATTTTATGTTTATTTAAGGTGGAGCTACTTAGTGACAAAAAAGCTTTAAATGGCTAACTGGCTGGCTAATCTGCTTTTAAGCTTTTTATACCGATAAAAAAATATTTCAGTAATTTCTCGGATTTTTATATTTTGGCTGATTCGGTATTGTATATTTAATTAAGCCTCTACCATAAGAATGATATTTGCCGCCTGAAAGCCTACTTAAGTGAAACTTTCAGAAAAATAGCCCATAACAACTTCAAAAACCTCTAAAGCTTGCGCCAAAAGAGTTTTTATGTTATGTGCGAAAAAATTTAAAGATTATACATACAGACGTACTAGCTAGCTGGGTAAACAAAATATGCTTTATTCTCATAACTCTGGAATTATTAATGATCTTTTGCAGGCAAGTAGCTTTACAAGTCTGTACCTATTTAGAATTTTATTTAAAAGAATATGTGATATCTGTTTTGCGGCTTTATTAATAATTTTGACAGCACCATTATTTTTGTGTATTGCCCTGCTCATAAAACTAGATTCCCCCGGAGCAGTTTTTTACAAGCAGGAACGTATGGGTTTGCATAACAAAATTTTCACCATTTGGAAATTTAGGACAATGGTTGTTGATGCAGACGAAAGGCATAAAGAATTAGAACAATTAAATGAAATGAAGGATGGTGTTTTATTTAAACTCAAAGATGATCCAAGAATTACCCGTGTAGGTAAGTTTTTGCGAAGTTCTAGTTTAGATGAATTACCACAATTATTTAACGTCTTGCTGGGAGATATGAGCTTAGTTGGCCCTCGACCTTTTGCTCTCAGGGATATAGAAAAAATTTCTAAGCGTCACTACATACGTCACGCAGTATTACCTGGAATAACAGGGTTTTGGCAAGTTTCTGGTCGCTCAAACATTACAGATTTTGAACAAGTAGTACGTTTAGATACTTACTACATTGAAAACTGGTCAATTTTATTAGATTTAAAGATTTTGCTGAAAACAATTGTAGTTGTTTTGAAGAAAACAGGCGCTTACTAAATTTGCTTCAAGTCAGAAATTGCCAGGAGGTAAGTTGTGAGTCGAGTTGGATTAGTTGCAATCGGACGAAATGAAGGTCAACGCCTGCGCGAGTGCTTGACTTCAGTGATCCCAAAAGTAGCACATATAGTATATGTAGATTCTGGCTCTACCGATGGCAGTGTCGACTTGGCGCGATCGCTCAATGTAAATGTGGTAGAACTCGACTTATCTACACCTTTTAGTGCTGCACGTGGCAGAAATGCAGGGTTTGATTATCTGCTGCAAGCATATCCCCAGATTGAATTTGTCCAATTTGTTGATGGCGACTGCGAAGTAGTTGAAGGTTGGTTAGAACGCGCCAAAGCTGAACTTGAAGCCCAACCTAATATTGCGATCGTCTGTGGTAGGCGGCGTGAGCAATATCCGCAACTATCGGTTTACCATCGCTTGTGCGATATCGAGTGGAATACACCGATCGGCGAAACTAAGGCGTGTGGTGGTGATGCCATGATGCGCGTACAAGCTTTCAGATCAGTAGGCGGTTTCAATCCTACTGTGGTTGCTGGTGAGGAACCAGAATTGTGTTTGCGGCTGCGCCAGCAGGGATGGAAGATTCTGCGCGTAGATGCCGAGATGACCTTGCATGATGTGCAAATGCTTCATTTCCACCAGTGGTGGAAGCGTGCTTTGAGAGGAGGTCATGCCTATGCAGAGGGTGCTTGGTTACACGGTAATACTCAGGAGCGTCATTGGGTTAAGGAAAGCCTGAGTATCTGCTTCTGGGGGTTGCTCTTACCGTTGCTGGCATTGGGGATGGTATGGACAACAGATGGCTTAAGCTTATTGCTTTTGGGTGCTTACCCACTGCTGACTTATCGCATTTTTCATCGTATGCAGCAGCGCAACTATAGTTTTAATGATGCCTGGGTTTATGCTCTGTTTTGTGTTCTCAGTAAATTTCCCAGTGTAATAGGACAAATAAAGTTTTATTGGCACAAGCAATTGCGGCAGCAACTTACATACTATTTTACCTTTGGCTTTTATAAAGAAAAACTTCAACCAAAACTCTGTAAATAATTTAGGTTTTTTAGCCCATAAAAAAATTCAGTAATTTCCCGGATTTTGATATTTTGGCTGATTGGGTATTATATGGTCATTGACTATAGAAGTTTTTATTGGCAAGTAATTTTTTTAAACAAATATCCAATATTCTGGTAGGTGTAAAGATGAAAAAAATTAATATTCTTAATGTATTGATTGATAATTTTTCAACACAAGAATTGCTGGAAAAATTAAATTTATATGGCGGGATTGTATTTACGCCAAATGTAGACCATTTGGTAAAACTACAAAAAAATCAAGAGTTATTGGAAGTTTATAACAGTGCCACCTATAAAGTATGTGACAGTCAGATAGTCATGTATGCGGCTAAGTATTTAGGCACTCCTATTAAAGAAAAAATTAGTGGATCTGACCTGCTTCCTAAGTTCTGTGAGTATAATCAGCACAATCCTAATACTAAAATATTTTTATTAGGAGCGGCTGAAGGAGTAGCAAAAAAAGCTCAAGAAAACTTAAATATTCAAACTGGCAGAGAAATTGTAGTCGCTTCATATTCCCCTTCTTTTGGTTTTGAAAAAAATGAAAAAGAATGTCAAGAAATAGTTGACATGATTAATAAATCGGGGGCTAATGTTTTAGTAGTAGGAGTGGGTATGCCAAAACAAGAGAGGTGGATTGCAAAGTATAAAGATCAGTTAAAAAATGTCAAAATTTTTTTGGCGTTAGGTGCATCAATTGATTTTGCTGCTGGCTGCAAAAAGAGGTCGCCAAGCTGGATGAGTGTTCTAGGTTTAGAGTGGCTACATAGACTTTTAAGCGAACCAAAGCGACTGGCAAAAAGGTATTTAATAGAAGATCTTCCTTTCTTTTGGTTAGTTGTACAGCAAAAAATTAGTTTATCCAGCATACCAGCAATAACGCAGCCAGAATTGCAACAAGAGTTTGTGGCTCAAGAATTAATCACAAATCTTCAATCACAACAATCTCAAGTTGTCGTGAAAAGTCTTCAGTAAGGGCTGCTTAATTGAGGAGTATAATAATTAGTCGTGGCAATTGAATTTGCTAGTTTTCTATGTCTAATACAACTGGGTCAAGTAACCCGACGCAATTGCTTGTAGTTATCGTCAACTACCGAACGCCCAGTTTGACAATAGATTGCTTGCGCTCTTTAGTCGATGAAGTAAAGTCTTTATCCGGCATTGATGTTGTAGTCGCCGATAATGCTTCTGGAGATGAATCAGTTGAGCAAATTGCAGAGGCGATCGCAACTGAGAATTGGGATAGTTGGGCATCCCTAATGCCACTCCAATGCAACGGAGGATTCGCCTTTGGTAATAACGCGGTCATCCGCCCAGCACTCAATTCTCCTAATCCACCGCCTTACTTTTTGTTGCTCAACCCAGATACAATTGTTTACCCTGGGGCTTTACAGGCGCTAATGGATTTTATGGATAAAAATCCAGAGGTGGGAATGGCTGGCAGTCGTTTGGAAGACTTAGATGGCACTCCGCAGGAGTCAGCTTTTCGTTTTCCTACGGTATTCAGCGAGTTAGACTCAGGCTTGCGTCTAGGAGTAGTCTCAAAATTATTGTCAAAGTGGATGATTGCGCCACCAATTTCAGCACAACCCTGTAAAACAGATTGGGTTGCCGGGGCGAGTATGATTGTCCGTCGTGAGGTATTTGAAGCGGTTGGCTTGCTAGATGAAGAATATTTCATGTATTACGAAGAAATGGACTTTTGCCTACAGGCTAACAAACACGGATGGAGTTGCTGGTATGTGCCTGAAAGTCGGGTTGTGCATCTAGTCGGGCAAAGCTCAGGTGTGACTGATAATAAGCGTCCACCTAAGCGGCGACCACAGTATTGGTTTGATTCCAGGCAACGGTATTTTCTCAAGAATTATGGTTGGCTGTACACGGCTTTAGCGGACGCATTTTGGACTTTTGGTTTTGCCTTGTGGACCTTGCGCCGGGGAGTTCAAGGCAAACCGGATCGTGATCCACCAAAATTCCTGAGTGATTTCCTCCGTAATAGTGTATTTCTTAAAAAATATCAATCTAGCCAACGCTGAAGCAGTAGAGATAGATTATGGTGACAGAGCCGAATTTTATATCAAATTTTAATCAACCAGAAACCACGGCTCTGGGGTTATGGCAACAGATAAAAGAAGACTGGATTGCTCATGGACGTGATTGGACTAAACCTGGCTTTCGGGCAGTAGCAATTCAGCGCTTTGGTGTCTGGAGAATGAAGCTCAAACCATTAATAATTCGCGCTCCATTCAGCATTCTCTACCGGGCGTTGTATCGAAAAGTTAGAAATACTTATGGAATTGATTTGCCTTACACTGTTAAGCTGGGTCGTCGCGTAATCATTGAACATCAAGGTGCCATTGTTATTCATGGAAATTGTTCGATTGGCGACGATTGTATTATCCGACAAGGTGTGACTCTGGGGAATCGCTACTTGGATAGTCCGTTCGATGCGCCGAAATTGGGCGATCGCGTTAACGTCGGCGCTGGTGCAAAAATTCTTGGCAATGTTACCCTCGGCGATGACGTGAACATCGGTGCCAACGCTGTAGTTTTATCCGATATTCCTCCTGGTGCAACTGCGGTTGGTATTCCCGCCAAAATTATCATGACTAATGGGAATTGAAATAAATTCTGGCTGGAAAGCGCTTCAAGAATTGATGATAGCGCAACAAAAAGTTGGAATGCTCATTTGTCTATGTAACAAAAATAATGAGTCAGATGTGTGGGAATTATTTGAAAAGCGTGCAGATATGCTCTTAAAACGAGAGCATATCATATCTTGGCGAATTAACTGGATGCCAAAATCATAGAATATTAAATCTTTAGCCAATGAGCTAAATCTTGGTTGAGACAGCTTTACTTTTATCGACAATAACCCTGTTGAATGTGCCGAAGTTCAAGCAAACTGCCCAGAAGTTTTGACTATTCAGCTACCAACTAACGGTGATCATATTGGGGACGTCTTAGGGCGAGGTGTTGAGCATCGTATGCTCACCTACTTAGCTGAAATTGCCAAACAACGCAATTTGCAGCGAGTAGATCTGACGTATATTCACCCTTATTGAAGCACCAACAATTGCACAACTGGCAAAATTACTTAATGATTCAGAACCGTCTGAAATTCAAGAATCAATA
It encodes:
- a CDS encoding polysaccharide biosynthesis tyrosine autokinase translates to METEQTSKIKVLPNIKPVRQLQELPSIDKDEYISPSQKTVNLLPLWRTIRRKAVLIAGVTSLATVAAVLLLGKEPPLYQGDFQLLVEPITNEAKSNDPSAITRSEKQAPNFSVDYPTQVAILQSQKMLSEIVQQVQTQYPSFNYGELRQGLMVGRVGKTPSDNTKIIQVIYQNQNPKIAQFVLEKIAEKYLKYSLDERRSRIGEGVKFIDSQTPALQKRVDNLQSQLQILQRQYKLTDPKQNGEELFAQTRQIAGEKSAVQRQLQELSSLYTNLNKQLNLTPDEAIAASALSEDPIYQEAVGKLREVEGQIAVESTRFTAESPPMQALDAKRQSLIALLNQESQRIVGQQGLNTSKNFQGLGSQSTVRLELIKQLVDTRNQIQTLQVRNQALAQSKDAFEQAARQFPDVARQYTAIQQQLELTTQTLNQLLSQRETLRVESAQNQVPWELVSPPQIAINAVGLPISEKGDSSKKLMMVVMLGLALSIVAAVLLEKYYDIFYTSEDLKDAVKLPVLGEIPLDKSIQESPDATALEGDLAGNEEVSGNNYFLKAFDSLYANIRFLFSDQPVRSLTICSACDGDGKSTIALHIAETAASIGQRVLLVDANFHEPEIHNMLGITNYKGLSDLLSKKMAPNEAIMRSPQVDNLFVLTSGQALPNSSKILGSAQMQYLMENFQATFDLVVYDTPHLSAAMDANFIATHTDGILMVAGINKTKQSTLKQVINQLNTFGLQTLGVVANYVTKSPSKLNSL
- a CDS encoding HpsJ family protein, whose translation is MTASKKTQWDSSSLLALVGYSLLGLTLFDILDIFIPPKFLDPAWEFEALGNVIERVPLPLLALGLILYSETKPLRRNFISKLSLVLGLLFFLMVPLFISDTLRLNAQNEQQAAGLFSQQQTQIQQVKSQITNATTAPELENLQNLLKLPASNLNSNNPEQLKKQLLAKVAEAENALTVQTQAEQRRSRNVLLKKSLKWIVAALISGFVLITMWVKTRK
- a CDS encoding cyanoexosortase A system-associated protein translates to MSFLKQWRMPLLVITNAFAILVLGKVILDPSIVKDTSTTFEFPSVVPLPQWQLIESKALPGRNLRMPGKQYRYIQNQLPLDIDIRYVIETDGNIKQLIGKHTSINFSTAEPTLRIRQQPGVGFYGVYVDQERAYLDACINARGSSTFTSEQFIDNRKRYELQFNRLLAYLIADQSLRERRCLWSHLSIPLNDSSTETAYHNLETAWFSWYKWWSPRFPK
- the crtA gene encoding cyanoexosortase A; translated protein: MRTINHSLIKSLNTYQFWLLTLAGGLIAINLSLQMKLTGDFIYLSFSLLLWGVVLSQLWKKRHTLNLSSGVFSTSMGLGLIAFILLRSLFTARVSLLFAFSPVLSALGLMWLASGFRGFKQYGQELLLIVVLSIPESLVSQLFDPSNLTANFATYILSHFGFKAYFQGINIVLNTGSVEVLQQCSGLVNMLLLWQLAMFFIVIFPTDLAKKIFVPVVGVVVGFIINAVRVAILTVLITNSQEEAFHYWHDGNGAQLFVLMSVVVFGVFCYFLVENEPANPEPI
- a CDS encoding exopolysaccharide biosynthesis polyprenyl glycosylphosphotransferase, whose protein sequence is MLYSHNSGIINDLLQASSFTSLYLFRILFKRICDICFAALLIILTAPLFLCIALLIKLDSPGAVFYKQERMGLHNKIFTIWKFRTMVVDADERHKELEQLNEMKDGVLFKLKDDPRITRVGKFLRSSSLDELPQLFNVLLGDMSLVGPRPFALRDIEKISKRHYIRHAVLPGITGFWQVSGRSNITDFEQVVRLDTYYIENWSILLDLKILLKTIVVVLKKTGAY
- a CDS encoding glycosyltransferase produces the protein MSRVGLVAIGRNEGQRLRECLTSVIPKVAHIVYVDSGSTDGSVDLARSLNVNVVELDLSTPFSAARGRNAGFDYLLQAYPQIEFVQFVDGDCEVVEGWLERAKAELEAQPNIAIVCGRRREQYPQLSVYHRLCDIEWNTPIGETKACGGDAMMRVQAFRSVGGFNPTVVAGEEPELCLRLRQQGWKILRVDAEMTLHDVQMLHFHQWWKRALRGGHAYAEGAWLHGNTQERHWVKESLSICFWGLLLPLLALGMVWTTDGLSLLLLGAYPLLTYRIFHRMQQRNYSFNDAWVYALFCVLSKFPSVIGQIKFYWHKQLRQQLTYYFTFGFYKEKLQPKLCK
- a CDS encoding WecB/TagA/CpsF family glycosyltransferase; this translates as MKKINILNVLIDNFSTQELLEKLNLYGGIVFTPNVDHLVKLQKNQELLEVYNSATYKVCDSQIVMYAAKYLGTPIKEKISGSDLLPKFCEYNQHNPNTKIFLLGAAEGVAKKAQENLNIQTGREIVVASYSPSFGFEKNEKECQEIVDMINKSGANVLVVGVGMPKQERWIAKYKDQLKNVKIFLALGASIDFAAGCKKRSPSWMSVLGLEWLHRLLSEPKRLAKRYLIEDLPFFWLVVQQKISLSSIPAITQPELQQEFVAQELITNLQSQQSQVVVKSLQ
- a CDS encoding glycosyltransferase family 2 protein, with the protein product MSNTTGSSNPTQLLVVIVNYRTPSLTIDCLRSLVDEVKSLSGIDVVVADNASGDESVEQIAEAIATENWDSWASLMPLQCNGGFAFGNNAVIRPALNSPNPPPYFLLLNPDTIVYPGALQALMDFMDKNPEVGMAGSRLEDLDGTPQESAFRFPTVFSELDSGLRLGVVSKLLSKWMIAPPISAQPCKTDWVAGASMIVRREVFEAVGLLDEEYFMYYEEMDFCLQANKHGWSCWYVPESRVVHLVGQSSGVTDNKRPPKRRPQYWFDSRQRYFLKNYGWLYTALADAFWTFGFALWTLRRGVQGKPDRDPPKFLSDFLRNSVFLKKYQSSQR
- a CDS encoding serine O-acetyltransferase, coding for MVTEPNFISNFNQPETTALGLWQQIKEDWIAHGRDWTKPGFRAVAIQRFGVWRMKLKPLIIRAPFSILYRALYRKVRNTYGIDLPYTVKLGRRVIIEHQGAIVIHGNCSIGDDCIIRQGVTLGNRYLDSPFDAPKLGDRVNVGAGAKILGNVTLGDDVNIGANAVVLSDIPPGATAVGIPAKIIMTNGN